In Solanum lycopersicum chromosome 5, SLM_r2.1, the following are encoded in one genomic region:
- the LOC138348868 gene encoding uncharacterized protein, which yields MALDKLEDNFKDDYNRLQSYAKELRQENSAFDVIQFLVEAHLVEQIESELGVVMERNRTSASGGQDPIPAPSSGNTIQDRGWGRGRVAAPMDGQVPVATQGRDRTIPPDAEVIRGDVQDRVKGDGLAQAPPCTIVPQTRVGGQTPDPIVAPDSQTPRTQPAVDVAPRLDSMEFPDMTSHLSHGVDYTAFQMTGSAKQCWRDYIISRPAGSHPLSWTQFTQVFLSKFVPRSERERKRAVFEEVERVRRFVKGLIIPIRLGVSQVAASGVPFQKVVDAAKEFYLIRREGFKQREGKRTRYSGDYGGAPPRSRSYLGRGSSHQPAPRRGCFECGDMGHFVRDCPRTRRGGLHQGSQASNSRVVQPPAGGGAQNGRGGSHSGRGGSHSGMPEAEASDAVIIGIIFVCHRRATVLFDPGPTYSYVSTYFAPSLDILCESLDLPIRVSTPVGDSVVVDRVYRLCTITLMGCDTHADLKVLDMIDFAVILGMDWLSSYHAILNCHAKTINLAMPGIPIVEWRGTLSHPSKGVISFLKARQFVQRGCLAYLAHIRDTSIETPMLKSIPVVSEFSEVFSIDFPGLPPDRDIDFCIDVEPGTRPISNPPYHMAPAELKKLKEQLKDLLSKGFIRPNVSPWGAPMLFVKKKDGSTRMCIDYRQLNKGASVFSKIDLRSGYHKLKVRVEDIPKTAFRTRYGYYRRFVEGFSSIASPLTRLSQKEGERFVVYCDSSRIGLGCVLMQKGRVIAYASRQLKRDLNLKQRRWLELLKDYDMTILYHPGKENVVADALSRKAVSMGSLAMLQVPESPLARDVQSLANSFVSLDISESGKIRDKVLKGEAKAAILDSEGVLKIQGRICVPRTGLPCTLGKFDAIWVIVDQLTKSAHIVPVQTTYNSERLAKIYIREIVRLHGVPISIISDRGTQFTSHFWRCMQKELGTRVDLNTAFHPQTDGQSERTIQVLEDMLRACVIDFGGHWDQFLPLAEFTYNNNYHSSIEMAPFEALQKSYADRKIRDLEFMVVERVLLKVSPMKGVMRFGKKGKLSPRYIGPFEIVERNGEVAYQLALPPGSSGVHPIQFLVEAHLVEQIESELGVVGLLDVLANVLLETHHRFCMRHIESNWCKK from the exons attcaaTTCCTAGTAgaagcacatctcgtggagcaaattgagtccgagcttggagttgtg ATGGAGAGGAACCGTACAtcggcaagtggtggtcaggATCCTATTCCTGCACCTTCTTCTGGGAACACTATCCAAGACAGAGGTTGGGGTAGGGGTCGTGTTGCAGCACCTATGGATGGTCAAGTACCAGTAGCTACCCAGGGTCGTGATAGGACCATACCTCCTGATGCAGAGGTTATTCGtggggatgtgcaagatcgtgtcAAGGGGGATGGGCTAGCTCAGGCTCCACCCTGTACTATTGTCCCCCAa acccgtgttggaggtcaaactccagATCCGATAGTTGCTCCAGATTCTCAGACTCCCAGAACTCAGCCAGCTGTCGATGTAGCTCctcgtttggatagtatggagtttccagatatgacatcacatttg tctcatggagttgactacacagCGTTTCAGATGACCGGCTCTGCTAAGCAGTGTTGGAGGGATTATATTATTAGTAGGCCAGCTGGATCCCATCCACTATCCTGGACTCagtttactcaggtatttctatccaaatttgttccacgcagtgagagggagcgcaagagggccgtgtttgagg aggttgagagagtgaggaggtttgttaaggggTTGATTATTCCAATTCGTCTAGGAGTTTCTCAGGTTGCTGCTTCTGGTGTTCCATTCCAGAAAGTAGTAGATGCTGCTAAGGAGTTTTACTTGATTCGACGTGAGGGATTTAAGCAGCGAGAGGGCAAGAGGACTCGTTATTcaggtgattatggtggtgctccgcctaggagtcggagttacttgggcagag GTTCCTCTCATCAGCCTGCGCCTCGTAGGGGTTGctttgagtgtggtgatatgggacactttgtgagagactgccctaggacCAGACGTGGTGGCTTACATCAGGGTTCTCAGGCTTCGAATTCCAGGGTTGTACAACCTCCAGCTGGGGGTGGTGCACagaatggtagaggtggttctcattcaggtagaggtggttctcattcag gtatgccagaggctgaagcctcagatgctgttatcataggtattatttttgtttgtcatCGACGagctactgtattatttgatccaggccctacttattcttatgtgtccacatattttgctcctagtctggatatattgtgtgagtctcttgatttgccaatacgtgtttctactcctgtcggGGATTCTGTAGTTGTAGATCGGGTGTATCGTTTATGTACTATTACTTTGATGGGGTGTGACACTCATGCAGATTTAAAGGTCTTAGATATGATAGATTTTGctgtgattcttggtatggattggttatcttcttaccacgcaattttaaattgtcacgCCAAGACCATTAATTTAgctatgcctggaattcctatagtagaatggagaggtactcttagtcatccttctaaaggtgtgatatcattccttaaggctcgtcagtttgtacagagaggatgtttggcTTACTTGGCCCATATTCGAGATACTAGTATTGAGACTCCTATGCTTAAGTCTATTCCAGtggtgagtgaattttcagaggtATTCTCAATCGATTTTCcaggtcttccaccagatcgtgatattgatttttgtattgatgtggagCCAGGCACTCGGCCTATTTCCAATCCTCCTTATCATATGGCACCGGCTGAATTGAAAAAGCTGAAGGAGCAGTTGAaggatttgttgagcaaaggttttattagaccaaatgtatctccttggggtgctccaatgttatttgtaaagaagaaagatggatctacgcgtatgtgtattgactatcggcagttgaacaag ggtgcttcagttttctccaaaattgacttgagatctggctatcatAAGCTGAAGGTTAGGGTggaggatatccctaagacggcttttcgaacacgttatg gttattatcgacggtttgttgagggtttctcatccattgcatctccattaactagattgtcACAGAAGGAG GGAGAGcgttttgttgtatattgtgattctTCTCGGATtggtcttggttgtgtgttgatgcagaagggaagggtgatagcttatgcttcgaggcagttaaag AGGGATCTAAATTTGAAGCAGAGaagatggttggagttgctcaaagactacgatatgactattctttatcacccaggcaaagaaaatgttgtagcagatgccttgagtaggaaggcggtaagtatgggtagtctagccaTGTTACAGGTTCCCGAGAGTCCTTTAgctagggatgtccaatccctggccaatagctttgtgagccttgatatttcagaatctggtaag attagggacaaggttttaaaaggagaagccaaggctgcaattcttgatagtgagggagttttgaAGATTCagggtcgtatatgtgttcctcgtacag ggttgccatgtaccttgggtaagtttgatgctatatgggtcatcgtggatcaactgactaagtctgcacacaTTGTACCAGTTCAGACTACCTATAACTCAGAGAGGTTAGCAAAGATTTATATTCGGGAGAtagttcggttgcatggggttcctatatctattatttcagatcgtggcacccaatttacatctcatttctggCGGTGTATGCAGAAAGAGTTGGGCACTCGGGTGGATCTTAATacagcctttcaccctcagactgatggtcagtctgagcggactattcaggttcttgaggacatgttgcgggcatgtgtgattgactttggtggtcacTGGGATCAGTTCTTGCCATTAGCGGAATTTACttacaataataattatcattcgagcattgagatggcaccatttgaggctct gcaaaagagttatgcagatcgaaagattcgtgatttagagtttatggtCGTAGAGAGGGTTTTATTGAAggtttcacctatgaagggtgtgatgaggtttggaaagaagggtaagttgagcccaaggtatattggtcctttcgagATTGTTGAGCGTAATGGTGAGGTGGCGtatcagttggctttgccacctggTTCGTCAGGTgtccatcct attcaaTTCCTAGTAgaagcacatctcgtggagcaaattgagtccgagcttggagttgtg GGGTTGTTGGATGTTTTAGCTAATGTTCTCCTAGAAACACACCATAGGTTTTGTATGAGGCATATAGAATCTAACTGGTGCAAGAAATAG